CTGCGATAAGCAAAACCCTAGTTGATTTGGGGTCGAGGACGATAACGCAGGAAAGAGTACATAGTTTTCAAAATAATCCTTCAAGCATTAAACATTTGCATTTCTCACCTTTTTGTTCTAAATATTTAGTATAAGTCTCCATCCAACATAAAAGACTACAATTACGACCCAAAATTTCTGTAATTTTATGGACAAGTTCAATCTTCTTATATATTAAAACAGACGTCACAACCTTGATTCATGTGTGATTTTTTAAAAAATGGACTTATTCCAAGAAATGTTTGAGAAACAAGAAACCATATGTACTTTCTTTTTTTTTGGTAAACCAAACCATCTTATATATTAAAACAGAAGTCACAACCTTGATTCATGTGCGATTTTTTTAAAAATGGATCTAATGGACATATTCCTAGAAAGTCATGTTACATTTAATCTCTAATCTTATCATTTAAATTTTGGGTCTAACAGAAATTTTTATTGGGCTATCAATAATTGAATTTAAACAATAGATGATCCACTGAATTTATAGATAGTATAAATTAAATAGATATAATTTAATGTTGTAATATTGTACCTGTATATGCTAAATACTTAAATATTTGTCGATGTTAACTTTTAAAATTATAAAGATTTTTTTTTAAATAACAAAAATCATCATTATCTAACAATGATTAATCTATACTACCTTAAACCAATGAATTTTTTTTTTTAAACTATATAGTTTATTTTAAAAATTAAACAAAACTAAATGTTTAATTATTTACTCGATAATATAAATCTATGAAGCAAAAATTTTAATTTTTTAAAATCATTCTAAATTTGTGAAATGTTACAATATCTTTGAATATGACAATAAAACAATATTTTACTAATCTTTATATATATATAGGTACGATTTTAATAATGAAGATAATGAAATAATAATGCAAAAAAAATATATAGAAGAAGATACAAATATATGTGAAAGTTTCAAACAATCTATTCAATAAAAAATATACAGTAAAATTATTATGTTTTAAAAATTGATAGACACACCTCGTATATATTATAATATATACCAATTTAGAAGTGAAAACAAAATGTTTATAAAAAAATGAAAACAAAAACCCGTGCGGTTGCGCGGGTCGAGATCTAGTATCTTTTAAAGTTCTACCTTTATTAAAATTGGGATATATTATATATTAGTTATTCTTCCCAAAAAAATCGTTTATTTTTTTTTTTTGGCTCAACAACAACTTTATATTAATCCCATTCAGTTTCTTACAAATGGCTTATCAGCCTCAAAACATGAATTCAACCACATAGGCACCATAGAATATAGCTTAGGGACAAGGGACGTAAACGTTGAAGTCTCCTTCGCTATTCTATCTGCTGACTTATTACCACTCCGGGGATAGTACACCATTTTATACCCTGCATTTACCGCCAAAGATGAAGTTATGCCTTGCAATATGGGTTCCAACACTGGCCAGACCTCTTCCTCTCCATTGAGCATTCTTGCCAGCACAAGAGAGTCAGTTTCGATTATCACCGTTTTATATCCAAAACCCACCAGAGTCTGAATTGCCCAGCTTATTGCTTCCGCTTCTGTTTCTATCACCGACCTCATCATTGGCAGTTTCCTTGCTCCCGCCCACAGTAGAAGACCCTGATGGTCACGCAAAATCCAGCCCACCCCTCCTATCATTGTCTCTTTGGACCATGAGGCATCAGTATTTCATTTCAAACTCGCCGGGGCCGGTGGCGTCCATTTCTTCTCAGGTTCTTCTATTGTAGTTACTTTGACCTCCTCCTTTATAACCTCATCTCTGTTTCTGCGTTCCCATACCCCATCCCAGCTCTTCTGGATTGTTGAGATAGCATCATAATCCGTTCCCCTAAACAACAGCTCGTTCCTGATTTTCCATAATCTCCATAACAACTCAGGGACAAATCCTTCCTCTACTTCCTCTAGTGGGTACTCTTTTTTTTAAGTTTAAGACCCAATAAAAGTTAGTATACAAAGAATCTGACCAGTGACCCGCTGGGGGTATGTGGACATTAGCAACTGCCCAAATCATCCTCGCATAATGACACTGGAAGAGTAAATGATTTACGCTCTCTGCTTCTCCTCCACAACGGCAGCAGCTCTTGTTTTTACCAATGTGTCTATATGTCATGTTTTCAGCCACCATAAGGGCATTGTTGAGGCATCTCCACAGGAAGTGCTTGATTTTGGGACTTGTTTCCAGACGCCAGACCATCTGATAGATACTATCCAGGCTTGGTTGAACCACTGCTTGCTGATCCTTTGGCAATGCAAGAATGCTGGTTTGGACCCAATAACCGGATTTGACTGTATAATGCCCTGTCTTTGTGAACTCCCACACATATGTATCTTTACTATTTGTGCCTGCAGGTCGGATCGATGTGATACTATGCTTAACTTCCTCTGTAAAAAGTACGTTAAACATG
The DNA window shown above is from Brassica oleracea var. oleracea cultivar TO1000 chromosome C3, BOL, whole genome shotgun sequence and carries:
- the LOC106330408 gene encoding uncharacterized protein LOC106330408, whose translation is MIGGVGWILRDHQGLLLWAGARKLPMMRSVIETEAEAISWAIQTLVGFGYKTVIIETDSLVLARMLNGEEEVWPVLEPILQGITSSLAVNAGYKMVYYPRSGNKSADRIAKETSTFTSLVPKLYSMVPMWLNSCFEADKPFVRN